From Electrophorus electricus isolate fEleEle1 chromosome 8, fEleEle1.pri, whole genome shotgun sequence, the proteins below share one genomic window:
- the LOC113581139 gene encoding oxysterol-binding protein-related protein 7-like produces the protein MMEHHGPVTGSHSVTGSHSVTSNLEKSPNKMGHFRNNSTGSSRHSRQNSRDWEVVADIQAGTAAAGAASCMENCVPGICEGYLMKKRKYPLKGWHKRYFLLEKGILKYSKTQLDLLKKKTHGTLDVSLAVMSVNKKSRRIDLDAGDNLYHLKAKSDEIFYIWMTKLTAHRIYKKNEAISVHQGVLQALTAGNDNPLPAVACLAQRNRAMWEMNVPQYQSTGSIYQAPVLGSPSLASSRVNSKVSAWLQQTQETHACQQDLAHCEQDLAELNSLIQKLHCLEGDLPITNTDLAQRINMQNLTLEKPKKKVGRSWGHTRTLSHGMLYASHLGTPAGLGASLQSIPDYVYSQLSTPGLTSPEGKKLQQDICTVAQRVYSSLKSIQKALAMERERLRQAWTGPDIRQSTSDQLASLCTTLSELELQSRLTKVHSLSLSSDSTDESFCTVQQDQPSTPLQGWRTHGRLSRAESMAEYFDASEVVVTESLSENEASDESGLSDVTTSNSEPEEGHATVNLKYRASVSNAPDVPSRVPRDTGRRTAMPGRCADNSHIGILSILYNNIGKDLSRVSMPVVLNEPLNFLQRVSEELEYSELLDIANRTDDPYQRMVYVAVFSISGYAWASWRYRYKPFNPVLGETYESSREDRGFRYVAEQVSHHPPVSACHAESENFTFWQDQRWKNKFWGKSVEIVSTGMVNVTLPRYGDHYEWNKAVTCIHSVFSQQRWLEHYGDVVIRNLNSDECTCKITFVKSRYGGGESSKNEVQGIVLNQAGNVVHRFGGSWHEGIFCDTLPSPQCLWKPNEQPEDHFEYYGFSRYARELNELTPELEKLLPPTDTRFRPDQRLLEEGKVAEADKRKDEVEEKQRERRKELAKRGEEHVPRFFRKTVDEAGREVWVSNGTYWKIREQPGFANTSNLDLW, from the exons ATGATGGAGCACCACGGACCTGTGACGGGCAGTCATTCTGTGACGGGCAGTCATTCTGTGACGAGTAACCTGGAGAAGTCACCCAATAAGATGGGCCACTTTCGCAACAATAGCACAGGCTCTTCCCGTCACTCCCGACAG AACTCCAGGGACTGGGAGGTTGTGGCTGATATCCAGGCCggcacagctgcagcaggcgCAGCATCATGCATGGAGAATTGTGTTCCCGGCATTTGCGAGGGATATCTGATGAAAAAGAGGAAGTATCCACTTAAGGGTTGGCACAAG AGATACTTTTTGTTGGAAAAGGGGATTCTCAAATATTCCAAAACTCAACTAGAC CTCCTGAAGAAGAAGACGCACGGCACTCTGGATGTCAGCCTGGCTGTCATGTCCGTGAACAAGAAGTCCAGACGCATTGACCTGGATGCAGGAGATAACCTGTATCACCTTAAG GCAAAGAgtgatgaaatattttacatttggaTGACCAAACTGACCGCCCATCGGATCTACAAGAAAAATGAGGCCATATCTGTCCATCAGGGGGTGCTGCAGGCTCTCACGGCGGGAAATGACAACCCTCTGCCTGCAGTGGCCTGTCTGGCCCAGAGGAACAGGGCAATGTGGGAAATG AATGTGCCACAGTACCAGAGCACTGGCTCAATATACCAGGCTCCTGTGCTGGGCTCCCCCTCCCTGGCCTCATCGCGGGTGAACAGCAAGGTCTCAGCCTGGCTTCAGCAGACCCAGGAGACCCATGCATGTCAACAAG ATCTGGCCCACTGTGAGCAGGACCTGGCAGAGCTTAATTCTCTGATCCAGAAGCTGCACTGCCTGGAGGGGGACCTTCCTATCACCAACACAGACCTGGCACAGCGTATAAACATGCAG AATCTAACTCTGGAGAAGCCGAAGAAGAAGGTTGGGAGGAGCTGGGGCCACACGCGCACGCTCTCCCACGGCATG ctgTATGCGAGTCATTTGGGCACGCCAGCCGGCCTGGGTGCCTCGCTACAATCCATCCCTGACTACGTTTACAGCCAGCTTTCCACACCGGGCCTCACCTCACCAGAGGGCAAGAAGCTTCAGCAGGACATCTGTACTGTGGCCCAGAGGG TGTACTCCTCGCTGAAATCCATCCAGAAGGCTCTGGCCATGGAGCGAGAGCGTCTCAGACAGGCCTGGACCGGTCCGGATATCCGGCAGTCCACTTCAGACCAGCTAGCCTCACTCTGCACCACGCTCTCTGAG CTCGAGCTGCAGTCCCGTCTAACCAAGGTCCACTCCCTCTCCTTGTCTTCTGACTCTACTGACGAGTCTTTCTGCACCGTACAGCAGGACCAG CCATCCACCCCATTGCAGGGGTGGCGCACACACGGCAGGCTTTCCAGGGCCGAGTCCATGGCTGAATACTTCGATGCTAGCGAGGTGGTTGTGACCGAAAGCCTGTCAGAAAACGAGGCCTCGGATGAGTCTGGCCTCAGTGATGTCACAACGAGCAACTCCGAACCTGAGGAGGGACATG CCACTGTGAATTTAAAGTACCGAGCAAGTGTGTCCAATGCACCCGACGTGCCCTCCCGTGTGCCCAGAGACACAGGCCGGCGCACAGCAATGCCCGGACGTTGTGCTGACAATAGCCACATTGGTATCCTCTCCATCCTGTACAACAACATTGGGAAGGACCTGTCACGCGTGTCCATGCCTGTGGTGCTGAACGAGCCCCTCAACTTCCTGCAGCGTGTCAGCGAGGAGCTGGAGTACTCGGAGCTGCTAGACATTGCTAACCGCACGGACGACCCCTACCAGAGGATG GTTTACGTGGCCGTCTTCTCAATCTCCGGCTATGCCTGGGCCTCTTGGCGTTACCGGTACAAACCCTTCAACCCAGTGCTCGGGGAGACGTACGAGAGTAGCCGGGAGGACCGTGGCTTCCGCTACGTAGCCGAGCAG GTGAGTCATCATCCTCCTGTTTCTGCCTGCCATGCAGAATCTGAAAACTTCACATTTTGGCAAG atcAAAGATGGAAGAATAAGTTTTGGGGAAAGTCTGTGGAAATTGTGTCTACAGGAATGGTGAACGTCACCCTGCCAAG GTATGGGGACCACTATGAGTGGAATAAAGCAGTGACATGCATCCACAGTGTCTTCAGTCAGCAGCGCTGGCTTGAGCACTATGGCGACGTCGTGATCCGCAACCTGAACAGTGACGAGTGCACCTGCAAGATCACCTTTGTTAAG TCCCGTTATGGTGGAGGGGAGAGCAGCAAGAATGAAGTGCAGGGTATCGTTCTCAACCAGGCAGGCAATGTTGTGCATCGCTTTGGTGGCTCGTGGCATGAGGGCATCTTCTGCGACACTCTGCCAAGTCCACAGTGCCTCTGGAAGCCAA ATGAACAGCCTGAAGATCACTTTGAGTACTATGGCTTCTCACGTTATGCTAGGGAGCTGAATGAGCTGACGCCTGAACTTGAGAAGCTActgcctcctacagacaccCGCTTCCGCCCAGACCAGAG acttCTTGAAGAGGGCAAAGTAGCTGAAGCCGATAAGCGTAAGGATGAGgtggaggagaaacagagagagcgaaGGAAGGAGCTGGCTAAGCGAGGAGAGGAACACGTTCCTCGCTTTTTCAG aaaaacagtggATGAAGCTGGAAGGGAAGTCTGGGTAAGCAATGGAACTTACTGGAAGATCAGAGAACAACCTGGATTTGCAAACACCAGCAATCTGGATTTGTGGTGA
- the si:dkey-208k4.2 gene encoding P43 5S RNA-binding protein, whose translation MNQARFGKVDAIPRLQLFKCVHATCGATFTRQWRLKEHETVHTGERPHKCPVEGCGRQFSRKSHLSRHALKHGEKKIRCNVTNCAKMFFNADNMKRHVRYAHGEKDKYFKCTFQNCQVTFRKRRMLKLHLAGHGVSKGFRCSKPTCGMTFDTHVARKAHEKTHAGYCCPHTECQVVEHTWGKLQKHKAKHPASFSCTVCKKSFGKRDSLRRHKRSHALQKPVLLCPNKGCQAYFSTTFNLEHHIRKVHLQLLSHVCSFPGCTKAFAMRQSLVRHLLHHDPDASKLKQHKRSSKGWQKRLEGRRRGPLVEEDLRRLFALRMRISRKAKVEANLSSLFNERKIPHHVDPEVNLRDLFSIKHVRK comes from the exons atgaaccagGCAAGATTCGGAAAAGTGGACGCTATCCCACGATTACAGCTTTTCAAATGTGTGCACGCGACCTGTGGAGCCACATTTACGCGTCAGTGGCGCTTGAAGGAGCACGAGACAGTACACACCGGAGAG CGACCTCACAAATGTCCGGTCGAGGGATGTGGGCGCCAGTTCTCACGCAAGTCGCACCTCAGCAGACACGCGCTGAAACACGGAGAGAAAAAGATCAG GTGTAACGTCACAAATTGCGCCAAGATGTTCTTTAATGCGGACAATATGAAGAGACACGTCCGCTATGCCCACGGAGAGAAAGACAAGTATTTTAAG TGTACCTTTCAAAACTGCCAAGTTACCTTTCGAAAGCGACGTATGCTCAAGCTTCACCTGGCCGGGCACGGCGTTTCCAAAGGTTTCAG GTGCTCGAAGCCAACTTGTGGAATGACGTTTGACACGCATGTTGCCCGAAAAGCTCACGAGAAAACCCACGCAG GGTACTGCTGTCCTCACACTGAGTGTCAGGTAGTTGAACATACTTGGGGAAAACTACAGAAGCATAAAGCCAAGCATCCTG CCTCCTTCTCCTGCACAGTGTGTAAGAAGTCATTTGGGAAACGTGACTCCCTGCGCCGGCACAAGCGGAGCCACGCCCTGCAGAAGCCTGTGCTGCTATGCCCCAACAAGGGCTGCCAGGCCTacttctccaccaccttcaaCCTGGAGCACCACATCCGCAAGGTTCACCTCCAACTGCTCAGTCACGTATGCTCCTTCCCTGGCTGTACCAAGGCCTTCGCCATGCGG CAAAGTCTCGTCCGTCACTTGCTTCATCATGACCCTGATGCCAGCAAGCTGAAG CAGCACAAGCGCAGCAGTAAGGGCTGGCAGAAGCGGCTGGAGGGTCGACGACGGGGCCCCCTGGTGGAGGAGGACCTGCGCAGGCTGTTTGCACTACGTATGCGCATCTCGCGCAAAGCCAAGGTGGAGGCCAACCTTTCCAGCCTCTTCAATGAACGCAAGATCCCACACCATGTTGATCCAGAGGTCAACCTGCGGGACCTTTTCAGTATTAAACATGTCAGGAAGTGA